The Candidatus Binatia bacterium genome includes the window GCCGGCATATGTCGAGTACCATCGACCGAGCCGCCCGAGCACGACGGTTGCGGTCCCGCGTAAGGCATGCCCGCAATATCCGAAATTCCACTGCTCACGCCAGCGGAGATCGATCGTCTGCGCCGCGAGGTGCGGAGCCGGGCCGCCCATCTCAGACGCTCCCTTACCTGGCTGGATGCGGTGGATGTCCAGCAACCTGCGGCCGACGAGCGGCCGGCGCGAATACGGGTCGCGGCTTTCAACATCGAACGTGGCAGCCGCTTCGACGGCATCGTTGCCCTGCTCTCGGCGCATCCCGCATTGCAGGACGTCGACGTATTTCTGATCAGCGAAGCCGACTGGGGCATGGCGCGTTCGGGCAATCGTCACGTGGCCCGCGATCTCGCGCAGACATGGGCCCTCGGCTACGCGTATGGGATCGAGTTCCTCGAACTTACCAAGGGCGAGGCCGCGGAGCTCGACGCGCCGGGCGACAACACCTGGAGCCTCCACGGCAACGCCATTCTCAGCCGCTGGCCTCTCGTTGCGCCACGCGTGGTTCGACTGCCCGTGCACTGCACCTGGGCCGAAGGTACACAGGCGCGCGTCGGCGGCCGCATGGCGCTCCTCGCCGAGATCGAAACGGCGGCCGGCGACGTTACCCTGGCGTCAGTCCATCTCGAGAACCGCACCACTCCGGCGGGCCGGCGGGAACAGATGGAGGCCGTGCTGGCGTCGATTCCCGCCGGTGCGCCGGCGATCGTCGGGGGCGACCTCAACACGGCGACCGTGGACGGAGGTCGCGACGAAGAGATCTTCTCGATTCCCGACCTCCTGAAGCGCGACCCTGCACGGTTGCGCCACCCGGAACCGTACGAGCCGCTGTTCGCGTCGGTCAGGGAGGCCGGCTTTCTCGTCGACGAAGTCAACGCCCCCGATATCCCCACCTGCGTACCGTTCGGCATTCGCGACCCCGCGTACTGGCTCAAACTCGACTGGCTTTTCACTCGCGGGGTGGTGCCGCGTACGGATCGCATGGCGCCGTCGGTTGTTGTCGCTGCCGTCGGGGATCTGCGCGTCTCCGATCACGACTGCATCGTCGCCGACCTGGAGCTAACCGCAATCGGGAAGTAACTTCACCAGAACCAGCGCGGTACGCTGGTCGTGTAGTCGGCGTACGCCGAACCGAACAACCGCCGCAACGTCGGCTCTTCGTACAAAACCACGAAGCTCTGGAACACGATTCCCATCGCCGCCGCGTATAGCAGCAGCCAGGCCGACGCGAAAAACATCGCCTCTGCCGCGATCATGCAGAACACGGCGACGTAGAGCGGATTGCGCGTCACCCGATAGAGCCCACGGACCACCAGCTCTTGCGGCGGATCGACCGGCGCCGGCGTACCACGCCCCACCACCATAAAGTCGTACACGCACCAGACGTAGATACCCACCGCGGTCACCGCCGGAACAACCGCCAGCACCTGCAACCACCCGACGGCGGGAATCGCGTCACCCCCGGTCCAGACCAGTATCCGCCACGGCAACAACCCCACCACGGTGCCCGGTGCCAGCACGGTGAAGATCACGTTCTTGAGAAGCAACCACATCCCGGTGCCCTTCATGCCACGCCCGTGGGTTACGCGACAACAGATACCCGTCTACCCAAGTCCGGCGCTAACAGATGTCCGCATGCCCGTAAGCCGTCACCCCCGCGAAGCTTGTCCCGGCGAAAGCCGGGAGCGGGGGGTCCAGGAAACCACAGCCCACCTGGATTCCCGCTTTCGAGTCTGTCGATAAGCGGCCAAACCCGGCTTCGACAAGCTCAGCCTGAGCGGTGGTGGAATTGATCTCATTGGGCTTTCCCCGCTCACCCTGACTTAACGATTTACGAGTTTGCGCGCACGGCGCGAAGGAATCGGATGGGGAGGGCGAGGCTCCTGGCGAGCCGTCGTCAGGCCGCTGCGGCTCGGCGGGAGCCTCGCCCTCCCAAAGGCATGGCTGATGGGGCCATTGGGTTGCGGGTGGCCGCCCGCGCTAAGGCGGTGGAACGCGGACCCAGGCTCACAGTTGACGGCGCAGCGTCTCGACGATCCGCGCTCGGCGGTCGCTGCCGCGGCCGTCGAGGCTGACGACGAAGCGCACCGTCCCGTGCCGCGCGGTGTCGAGATAGCCCACGACGGAACGCGCCGCCTGCAGCGTGCCGGTCTTGTGCCGCACGCCGTCGACTTCCTTCAGCAGGTCTCGGTACGGCGCAAACAGATCGAGCAACGCCGCCATGGCCGGCGCGGTGGCGCGGTTGTCGTACGACAGACCCGAGCCTTCGACGACCTCGATCCCGTCGAGCTCGGGGTGCGCGGCGAGCAACTCCCGCGCCGCCACGGCGCTCTTCTCCAGCGACGCAGGCGCTCCCTCCGCCTTCGCGCCCACCGCGAGGAAGACCTGGTTGGCGACGAAGTTATTCGAATGCTCGAGCAACGCGCGACAGACCGCGGCCAGGGTGCGGCTGTTGTGGTGCACGTAAAACGGCGCCGCAGAGGGCGCGGCCCGCTGCCCCGTCGCCTTACCCACCGTGACTCCCGCGGCGCGCAGCTTGGCCGCAATGACCTCCGCGGCGTAACGGGCGGCGTCACCGTTGCGGTGACCGAGATTGAAGCGCAGCGTACCGTCGATCTTGCGCTCGCCCGCCAGCGTCAGCGCCAGCGGTGTCAGCGGCGTTTGCGGCTCGGTGGAGCGGATCGCTCCCCCGCGGCGATCGAGCACGATGGTGTTGAAGTTCACCGCCGTGGCCGAATTCGGCGCGTCGTACGGATTGGCAGAACCGCCGACTCCGGGAATGACGATGGCCGGAGCAAAGAACGAGTCGTCGACGGCAATCCCGGCCAGGCTCCGCGCGCCGAGCCGAGCCCGGAGCGCGGCCGCGACCGCGTCCAGCTCTTCCGATACCAGGAAAGGATCGCCCCGCCCGCGTACAACCATAGTGTCGCCTTCGAGGAAGAACTCGGTGGTGAACCGGTGGTCCATGCCGAGCCGCCGGGCTGCCAGCAGGGTCGTGAATACCTTGATGGTCGATGCCGGGATGAACGATCGGTCGCCGTTGTGGTCGACCACGACCCGACCGCCGCTATCCACGACGTAGACAATCTCGCTCGGGCCCAAGGGTGCACCGAAGTCGACGCGGCGGTCGGCGCGGGCCGCCCGCCAGCCGCCGAACGCCAGCACCAGCGCAAACGCGACGGTCGCAACAACGATCTCGCCGGCCCAACGGCAATCCGCGTTCGTTGCTCGGTAACCCATTCGCGTACTCGATAAGCACCTATCGCACCCTGGTGTCGAGCGGGCAAGACGACAACGGGCGGTTTGGCGCGACGGCGGACTGTGGTACTGCCAGAGACGGCCGGCGAGCGGCCGGCACTCGATCGACCGAGGAGGATCGTGACCATGTCAGGGTTGAAGGAGAAGTTCGAAACCGCTCAACAGGACGTACAGAAACTGTCAGAGCGGCCGGATAACGACACCCTGCTCGCGCTCTACGCGCTCTTCAAGCAAGCGACCGCCGGAGACGTAAAGGGCAAGCGACCGGGTTTCATGGATTTCGTCGGCCGCGCGAAGTTCGACGCCTGGGCCGCCAGAAAGGGCACCACCGCCGACGCGGCAATGCAGGCCTATGTCGATCTCGTCGCCAAACTCCGCAAGGGTGCGTGAGTGGCGGACCTGCGTGACCGTCTCTGTCCTGGAGGGAGATATGCGCGGTAGTTGCCTGTGCGGCGCCGTGACCTACGAAACCGCCGCCCCGGTCGAGCGGCTCGGCCACTGCCATTGCGGCATGTGTCGCAAGGCGCACGGCGCGGCGTTCGCGACCTACGGGCGCGTTCCCACAGGAGCGTTCCGGTTCACCGCCGGCGAGAGC containing:
- a CDS encoding acyl-CoA-binding protein; the encoded protein is MSGLKEKFETAQQDVQKLSERPDNDTLLALYALFKQATAGDVKGKRPGFMDFVGRAKFDAWAARKGTTADAAMQAYVDLVAKLRKGA
- a CDS encoding isoprenylcysteine carboxylmethyltransferase family protein produces the protein MKGTGMWLLLKNVIFTVLAPGTVVGLLPWRILVWTGGDAIPAVGWLQVLAVVPAVTAVGIYVWCVYDFMVVGRGTPAPVDPPQELVVRGLYRVTRNPLYVAVFCMIAAEAMFFASAWLLLYAAAMGIVFQSFVVLYEEPTLRRLFGSAYADYTTSVPRWFW
- a CDS encoding D-alanyl-D-alanine carboxypeptidase, with protein sequence MGYRATNADCRWAGEIVVATVAFALVLAFGGWRAARADRRVDFGAPLGPSEIVYVVDSGGRVVVDHNGDRSFIPASTIKVFTTLLAARRLGMDHRFTTEFFLEGDTMVVRGRGDPFLVSEELDAVAAALRARLGARSLAGIAVDDSFFAPAIVIPGVGGSANPYDAPNSATAVNFNTIVLDRRGGAIRSTEPQTPLTPLALTLAGERKIDGTLRFNLGHRNGDAARYAAEVIAAKLRAAGVTVGKATGQRAAPSAAPFYVHHNSRTLAAVCRALLEHSNNFVANQVFLAVGAKAEGAPASLEKSAVAARELLAAHPELDGIEVVEGSGLSYDNRATAPAMAALLDLFAPYRDLLKEVDGVRHKTGTLQAARSVVGYLDTARHGTVRFVVSLDGRGSDRRARIVETLRRQL